The sequence below is a genomic window from Desulfobacterales bacterium.
CTTTTGTAATTTTTCGGTTAATGAAAAAATTGTGTTTTCATCTTTATTGAACTTGCTTCTTTACAAAGCAAAGAATGTGCCACACGCCATGTAAATTCGTTATATTTTATAAAAGTTTGTTTTCAATAGATATTTTTACCGTTGCGTCACCGGGTGCAATTTGAAAAAGAATAAATCAGTCTGAGCAAATGACAAATTTTGTCATTAGATGACAAGATTTGTCAAATAATATAAAATCCACCTTAATTATCATCCTGAAATCCAAGCTTGTTGAAACGGTGCCTCAAGGACCGGTAACTGATACCCAGCAATTCAGCCGCCTTTTGCTTATTGCCGGCGCCTGCTTCCAAGGCTTTTTCAATGTATGCCGTCTCAATTTCTGAAAGAATCGTATCCAGTGAAACGCCGTGTGCAACCTCATCCAGATCAAAGCGCCTGTTTTTAGCGCCTTCGATCCATCTTCGCTTATGAAATGAAAGGGCCAGGCTGTCGGGCAGGATAATGTTCGTGCTGGTCAGGGCCACGCTGCGCTCGATCAGGTTTTCAAGCTCGCGAATGTTTCCGGGAAAATCGTATTTGTTCAACAGGTCAATGGCATAAGATGAAATTTTGGTAATCTCTTTTCCCATTCTAACCGAATATTTTTCCAGAAAATGCTGGATAAGCGCCCGGAGATCGCCCTTTCGCTCTCTTAATGGTGGGACCTTAACTTCAATGACATTCAGGCGATAAAAAAGATCTTCCCTGAAGCGTCGATTGATGACCTCTTCTTCCAGCTTTTTGTTGGTTGCCGAAATGATCCGGATATCGACGGTAACATTATCATTGCTTCCCACGGGTTTAAATACCCTTTCCTGAATAACCCGAAGCAGCTTTACCTGGATATTGAGACTGATTTCTCCAATTTCATCGAGAAAGACCGTCCCTTTGTCGGCAATTTCAAAAAGGCCTTTCTTGTCCTGGGTAGCGCCGGTAAATGCGCCTTTTTTGTGGCCGAACAGCTCGCTTTCCATCAACGACTCGGGAATGCCGCCGCAGTTGATGACGATAAAGGGTTTGTCGTGGCGGTCGCTCTGTTCGTGGATGGCGCCTGCAATCAACTCTTTACCGGTTCCGCTCTCCCCGGTAATCATGATATTGGTGTTTGTCCCGGCGACCTGTTTGATCATATCAAAGATGCGTATCATTCCGGGGCTGTTTCCCACGATCTTCCCGAAATGGATGGTCTTTTTTAGTTCACCGTCTAAAATCTCCTTTTCAAGGGCCAGCGTCTTCACCGCCAACGCATTGGCGAGGGTTTGGACAAGTTCATCCTTATCAAAGGGTTTGGGCACATAGTCATAAGCGCCCTCGTTCATGGCTTCAACCGCTGTTTCAGTTGTGGCATACGCGGAAATCATGATCACAACCGTATTCGGGTTTTTTTTCTTGGCAGCCCTTAAAACATCCAGACCGGTGATGTCGCCGAGCCTGATATCACAAAGCAACAGATCAAAATCCGTTGTCGCCAGAAGTGAAACCGCTTTGCGGCCGTTTTCGGCGCACGTAACCTGATAGCCCTGACGTTGCAGCAACACTTCGAGAAACTCCCGCATGCTCAGTTCATCATCTACAACCAGAATATGTGCATTGGGGGACATGATGGTATCGGCCTTTTAATTTAGGTGTTTATAAACAACTTTTCCGCCAACCATGGTTAAAACCGCTCGCCCCTGCATCTGCCGGTTTTCAAAGGGGGTATTGCGCCCGAGCGACTGAAAGTTGTTTGAATTAACCGTATATTTTTTTTCCAGATCAATGACCGTGATATCTGCCGGCGCACCGATTCTGATGCCGCTCTCAAGGCCGAGTATCCTTGCCGGATTCGTGGCCATTTTGGCTACAAGGCCTGCCAGCGAAAGGGTTCCCTGTTCAACCAGTCTCAGGGCGAGGGGAACGGATGTTTCAAGACCGACGATACCGTCTGCGGCCAGATCGAATTCCACCTCTTTTTCAATGGAAGAATGCGGGGCGTGATCGGATGCAATCACATCTATCGTTCCGTCGGCGAGTCCCTGGGCAATGGCTTGAACATCATCGCGGGAACGCAATGGGGGGTTCATTTTGGTGTGGGTGTTATAACCGATAACGGCATTATCGCTAAGGGTATAGTACTGGGGTGCGGTGGCAGCGGTTATTTTAACCCCCCTGCCTTTGGCAGCCTGAATCGCCCGCACCGATTCTTTTGTGCTGACGTGAGCGATATGCAGACGGCTATCGGTGAGTTCGCACAGGGCGATATCCCGCATGACGCCGACACATTCTGCCGCATTGGGTATTCCCGAAAGCCCCAATTGCGTCGCGATTGCCCCCTCGTTCATAACCCCCCCGGCCGACAAGTCCGGATCTTCACAGTGGGAAATAACCAGCAACCCGAACCCTTTGGCATATTCCAGCGCGCGGCGCATGAATTGGCTATTCCTGATCGGACGATTGTCCGTCAGAGCGATCACCCCTGCTTGTTTTAACTCACCGTATTCATTTAGGATATCTCCATTTAACCCCCTGCTTAAAGCCGCAAAGGGATATACCTTAACCATATCCAGGGCGGCAGCCTTCTTTAGAATAAATTCGGCAACCTGCCGGTTGTCGTTGACGGGGTTAGTGTCCGGCATGGCACAAATGGATGCAAACCCGCCATGGGCAGCCGCCCTGCATCCGGTTTCTATGGTTTCTTTATATTCATAACCGGGCTCGCGCAGATGAACATGCATGTCCATAAGCCCCGGCATTACGATTTTACCTGTGGCATCAAACACCTGATCGATGGGCAATTTTTCCCCATTTAGGAATGCATGGTCGCCGTCAGCCGGGGAAGAACCTTTCTTTTCTCCTTTTTTCCGGATTTCTATGATCTTTCCGTCCGAAACGAGCAGGTCCATGACCCCGTCCAGATTCCCCGGATCAACAACCCTCCCCCCTTTAATCAGCGTCAACATTACGCGCACCTCCTGCCACAAGGTATAAAAGAGCCATGCGAACCGCCACGCCGTTTGTCACTTGATCAAGTATGATGGAATAGGGGCCGTCGGCAACCGCCGGGGAAATTTCAACCCCGCGGTTAACCGGCCCGGGGTGCATGATCAGCACATTGTCTTTGGCTGCTTTGAGTTTTTCAACGTTAAGGCCATAAACCCGGGCATATTCTTTTTCCGATGGAAACAAATAATTTTTTTGGCGCTCTTTCTGGATGC
It includes:
- a CDS encoding dihydroorotase, with translation MLTLIKGGRVVDPGNLDGVMDLLVSDGKIIEIRKKGEKKGSSPADGDHAFLNGEKLPIDQVFDATGKIVMPGLMDMHVHLREPGYEYKETIETGCRAAAHGGFASICAMPDTNPVNDNRQVAEFILKKAAALDMVKVYPFAALSRGLNGDILNEYGELKQAGVIALTDNRPIRNSQFMRRALEYAKGFGLLVISHCEDPDLSAGGVMNEGAIATQLGLSGIPNAAECVGVMRDIALCELTDSRLHIAHVSTKESVRAIQAAKGRGVKITAATAPQYYTLSDNAVIGYNTHTKMNPPLRSRDDVQAIAQGLADGTIDVIASDHAPHSSIEKEVEFDLAADGIVGLETSVPLALRLVEQGTLSLAGLVAKMATNPARILGLESGIRIGAPADITVIDLEKKYTVNSNNFQSLGRNTPFENRQMQGRAVLTMVGGKVVYKHLN
- a CDS encoding sigma-54 dependent transcriptional regulator produces the protein MSPNAHILVVDDELSMREFLEVLLQRQGYQVTCAENGRKAVSLLATTDFDLLLCDIRLGDITGLDVLRAAKKKNPNTVVIMISAYATTETAVEAMNEGAYDYVPKPFDKDELVQTLANALAVKTLALEKEILDGELKKTIHFGKIVGNSPGMIRIFDMIKQVAGTNTNIMITGESGTGKELIAGAIHEQSDRHDKPFIVINCGGIPESLMESELFGHKKGAFTGATQDKKGLFEIADKGTVFLDEIGEISLNIQVKLLRVIQERVFKPVGSNDNVTVDIRIISATNKKLEEEVINRRFREDLFYRLNVIEVKVPPLRERKGDLRALIQHFLEKYSVRMGKEITKISSYAIDLLNKYDFPGNIRELENLIERSVALTSTNIILPDSLALSFHKRRWIEGAKNRRFDLDEVAHGVSLDTILSEIETAYIEKALEAGAGNKQKAAELLGISYRSLRHRFNKLGFQDDN